Proteins encoded within one genomic window of Humulus lupulus chromosome 1, drHumLupu1.1, whole genome shotgun sequence:
- the LOC133801352 gene encoding uncharacterized protein LOC133801352, with protein sequence MRRSSLWMWDVELEGALDIWQPNLIQNGRASPSVQAQRSNSLASAQELANKNPNMASEASASHASTAESSENPHINPPTNVPRSTSAPPQKPPIAAPIAAPANNLPFNATLAPLNLRLDRTNYSY encoded by the exons ATGAGAAGAAGCAGTTTGTGGATGTGGGATGTGGAATTGGAGGGAGCTCTCGATATCTGGCAACCAAATTTGATTCAAAATGGCAGGGCATCACCATCAGTCCAAGCTCAAAGGTCCAATTCTCTCGCATCTGCTCAAGAATTGGCCAATAAG AATCCAAACATGGCATCAGAAGCCAGTGCATCGCATGCTTCCACTGCTGAATCATCTGAGAATCCACACATCAATCCACCAACCAATGTGCCTAGATCCACATCTGCTCCACCACAGAAACCTCCGATCGCAGCTCCGATTGCAGCTCCGGCAAACAATCTGCCGTTCAATGCCACTCTCGCTCCTCTGAATCTGAGATTAGATCGAACCAATTACTCCTACTAG